The Girardinichthys multiradiatus isolate DD_20200921_A chromosome 6, DD_fGirMul_XY1, whole genome shotgun sequence genome window below encodes:
- the LOC124869484 gene encoding myomegalin-like isoform X1, which produces MLDIKMKETCRICGRELCGNQRRWIFHPASKLNLQVLLSHALGQELTRDGRGEFACSKCTFMLDRMYRFDTVIARVEALSIERLQRLLQEKHRLKQCIGGLYRRTNPQEGAVTFTGNNEGSGDGMVDISGLTHAKYCSLLQEDLVYSLYESWADDGLDCHHHHHPPCSAGPGSEATGAGSHHCRPSTPRCRGCSYWRVADSDYEAVCKVPRKLVRSTSCGPSTRYSASVIGGSITGGEAERKNDSEEAPSSRTLVPGTQDISRTSDSDRTLAGQASCSPSIASLETAEDTTQSGAMRDGSLISPGEAIEDHISDSLSEEHMGMTLSSPGPSLSLTLSLLQSYTVYRPVQHTRGSKLPVLIRRSSRNGATRLHFLDPLLGMPFGERDNHMPTPELETPLIRVNLEENHNLSYADMEDLLEDLYKEYPPPPPHQSLVEEQQTQLNQYECAAGQCVSELQKAQLQVQSLQAKIQESEANNMKLQEKLNEMECELRSLRQAAQHQERTIQGLTESITTKDSEAQELYHLIEGQNNTLCKLQELAHRNQLAQSQTPAGISECLTLAQLQGELVRVQSSLFSLGLELDASQRSLKQSQRQGDDLLRFKDRLNSDLQEALQHREVTEKHNQDLRCALQKIRSELQTKEVALKESEAEKIAAAQEKDRIIAQLERSLQDKEQQLQEYSEMLESTKSSKPRDALLEKLRERIKERDRALERSIDDKFCCLEEREGQVRSLQLALREKERDLERLRCILSNNEETITSLDALVRSKELELEQAAEAYRNLQWLKQKSEEKEKTALREKDTIIHQLHAALQARTQEIQDLTTTLVARVQAGPTGVVEELKAQLALKEKLFQELLSDRSQQTDEHQAQVQDLLNTLSSKDQYLQDYSYRLSLVISERTNEQQELRKQLTQTEQELYELRREKEREMGGETEHLRSLLKEKEAFIKELIQKQEEAVQEENEAEIKALKEEIQLVLKKEKEAQKEISDLRSSLAHQQIQSTATEDRTHHKAKCVLDQLVSEYNKLNDALKIEKRLYQNLTQLNRSDGNNSTEKIQTLHTDLDSVQALRGQLEEVLSRTRSMALALERAAKRQPDFGEFSSEDEEEVDDEESSSEEFTDSIEEDDNSLNSIQASAKPQRTADESGQLVEGTLHYIKQLEEAERALNVQLEKVPSQLEEDEYMSLSEMRSALQRLQQENEALKESQGRPRAVGQRRNTDSKLNPEEEKEGGSAEEEDEEFESSPVLSGKRGPPCVGIESGKRHCMRPCSLDLTSKQAETTIESTSGSSELGAIWQDIEEGLRDQAARLLSDLTLSLQENRELKERLMVSEATVHAQAEQLKDYRDLLTETSVQQASKQVQVDLQDLGYETCGRSENEAEREDASSPEFDDLEMCTSLSQPRDCEGVGGSWYTGNCSSNRGAYDMEDESASLQQLVQDLRSQLTRCHKVIRGLQLRVRSLSATSDYASSLERTPRKVNWAFERSAGPSGVEDDEGWLSDTQRVRPSSRPSRELLDLMERVASLEAQLKTTPAEGKGQAEEGKCATWPGKYNSLIQAQARELSHLRQRMREGHGVCHILTQHLGDTTKTFEELLRANDVDYYMGQCFREQLAQSSALAQRVLTKISGHEGAENHNEKTGHDLLAFRLNKELQQKDKLIESLHTKLQQRPETPSSCHALSETTDQSDRTSLVSDEYQSNEDLELCSEMVTTEFQEEQRLRQQGHASESAVCPSLPPLRGLLKASNSCPSMLCSATVGLNTPTGRAPFSAPISSLSVSSGPDVWGYEVISDPRPRALSVAGVCPELDMLYNQMHEQNRGFPVPQDKTRFGLSPSPHNQHDLSSYNQLSPHAFQHYQLGGIPEDHSIKSDSGLVRGRSLWDMDSVVQPAGALSGNQTSSSQTGVNLIEEHLQEVRCLRQRLEESIRTNEQLRQQLEQKLASTGRDGGAPTNIYIQGLDTVTQLSNEIRVLKEENLSLQSRLQASTDTNEEVVQLQEAVFAARTRLKQAELEAQQWKEELRRLHAHTQEQGQQIHALRQERQANQDKTNRLQHEMSLLQQQMSESRELIHSLQNELHVYDRVCFSTKANKGYLVEVAGFPVELGELLGEVRSLRAQLQSSVQENSALKQLELHKQLEQKLGVGSPRAPSLSALTASPQRETFYRRQLLHDPAPSPPVRDIGLFNCGSPGLPYSDLDDSHSPTNVDPLDPHSELEGEAPDGSFANRNGRHAIGHVDDFSALQQQVLEGRSLIQRMETTLQACLGPPLLEGKQKEGSELVVDYGCVKSLLSNTKTLRQILEEAMSLLKMFWRAALPNTDHSTQNLKKEQCLKEEILSLKLRISEQEEVLKGTVQRLRSTSRTKESMEHFIVNQLSRTRDVLKKARTNLEKNELRLSSLSSSPFSPPAAEDPGGAARAQPPDRSVLRSNGFPGVTGAEANQCLATRKRSSQCLL; this is translated from the exons ATGCTTGATATCAAGATGAAGGAGACATGTAGAATCTGTGGCCGGGAGCTCTGCGGGAACCAGAGGCGGTGGATCTTCCACCCAGCCTCCAAACTCAACCTACAGGTGCTGCTGTCCCATGCCCTGGGTCAAGAACTGACCCGGGATGGCAGGGGGGAGTTTGCATGCTCTAAGTGCACCTTCATGCTGGACCGCATGTACCGCTTTGACACAGTCATTGCCCGAGTGGAGGCTCTGTCCATCGAAAGGCTGCAGCGGCTCTTGCAAGAGAAGCATCGGCTGAAGCAGTGCATCGGCGGTTTGTACCGGAGGACTAATCCGCAGGAGGGGGCTGTGACATTTACTGGAAATAATGAAGGGTCTGGAGATGGAATGGTGGATATTTCAGGTCTAACCCACGCAAAGTACTGTTCCCTGCTCCAGGAGGATTTGGTCTACTCTTTGTACGAGTCCTGGGCTGATGATGGGCTGGACTGCCACCATCACCACCACCCTCCGTGTTCTGCTGGTCCAGGGTCAGAGGCCACAGGTGCAGGCTCACACCACTGTCGACCCAGCACTCCCAGATGTCGAGGATGCTCCTACTGGCGGGTGGCAGACTCTGACTATGAAGCTGTGTGTAAAGTGCCCAGAAAGCTGGTAAGAAGTACCTCTTGTGGACCATCAACGAGATACTCAGCAAGCGTCATAGGAGGGAGTATAACAGGTGGAGAAGCGGAGAGAAAGAACGATTCAGAGGAGGCCCCGTCATCTCGAACTCTGGTCCCTGGAACTCAGGATATTTCCAGGACTTCAGACAGTGATCGCACACTGGCTGGACAAGCCAGCTGCAGCCCATCAATCGCATCCCTGGAGACGGCCGAAGACACCACTCAATCTGGAGCAATGAGAGATGGATCACTGATCTCCCCTGGCGAAGCGATAGAAGACCATATATCTGACTCTCTGTCTGAGGAGCACATGGGAATGACACTGTCCTCACCTGGGCCCAGCCTGTCTCTGACCCTCAGTTTGCTGCAAAGCTATACAGTCTACCGGCCAGTCCAGCACACTAGAGGAAGCAAACTGCCGGTCCTCATCCGACGAAGCTCCAGGAATGGAGCCACGCGGCTGCATTTCCTAGATCCTCTACTAGGGATGCCTTTTGGAGAAAGAGACAACCACATGCCCACTCCCGAGCTGGAGACCCCTTTGATCAGGGTGAATTTGGAAGAGAATCACAATCTGAGCTATGCTGACATGGAGGATTTATTGGAAGACTTGTACAAAGAATATCCTCCCCCTCCTCCACATCAG AGCCTCGTTGaggagcagcagactcaacTCAACCAGTACGAATGTGCAGCGGGTCAGTGCGTCAGCGAGCTGCAAAAGGCACAGCTCCAGGTGCAATCTCTGCAGGCCAAGATTCAGGAGAGCGAGGCAAACAACATG aagctacaggagaagctgaaCGAGATGGAGTGTGAGCTGCGTTCGCTCCGACAGGCGGCTCAGCATCAGGAAAGAACCATTCAGGGCCTCACAGAGTCCATCACTACCAAAGACAGTGAG GCACAGGAGCTGTACCATCTGATTGAAGGCCAAAACAACACTCTGTGTAAGCTGCAAGAACTGGCCCACCGTAACCAGCTTGCTCAAAGCCAG aCTCCTGCAGGCATTAGTGAGTGCCTAACACTTGCCCAGCTTCAGGGTGAGTTGGTCAGGGTGCAGAGCTCGCTGTTCTCGCTGGGTCTGGAGTTGGATGCCAGTCAGAGGAGTCTAAAACAGAGCCAAAGGCAAGGGGACGACCTGCTGAGATTTAAGGACAGACTGAACTCTGACCTACAAGAAGCACTGCAGCACAGGGAGGTCACCGAAAAACACAACCAG GACCTGCGCTGTGCTCTGCAGAAAATTCGCTCTGAGCTTCAGACCAAAGAGGTGGCTCTGAAGGAGTCCGAGGCAGAGAAGATTGCAGCAGCACaggagaaagacagaatcattgCACAGCTCGAACGTTCCCTGCAGGACAAGGAGCAACAACTGCAG GAGTATTCTGAGATGTTGGAGTCGACAAAAAGCTCCAAACCAAGAGATGCACTGCTGGAGAAGCTGAGAGAGCGGATTAAAGAGAGAGATAGAGCTCTGGAG CGCTCCATAGATGACAAGTTCTGCTGTCTGGAGGAACGCGAGGGCCAGGTGAGGTCGCTGCAGCTCGCCCTCAGGGAGAAGGAGCGGGACCTGGAGAGGCTCCGCTGCATCCTGTCCAACAACGAGGAAACCATCACG AGTTTGGACGCTCTGGTGCGCAGTAAAGAGCTGGAGCTGGAGCAGGCCGCAGAGGCCTACAGGAACCTGCAGTGGCTAAAACAGAAGAGCGAGGAGAAGGAGAAAACTGCTCTGAGAGAGAAGGACACCATTATTCACCAGCTGCATGCGGCCCTGCAAGCACGCACCCAGGAGATACAG GATCTAACTACCACGCTTGTTGCCCGGGTCCAGGCTGGTCCCACTGGGGTTGTGGAGGAGCTGAAGGCTCAGCTCGCTCTTAAAGAGAAGCTCTTCCAGGAGCTGCTGTCCGACCGCAGCCAGCAGACTGATGAACACCAAGCACAGGTCCAAGATCTGCTCAACACGCTCAGCTCCAAAGACCAGTATCTCCAG gacTACTCCTACAGGCTTTCCTTAGTGATCAGTGAGCGCACGAACGAGCAGCAGGAACTTCGCAAACAGTTGACACAGACGGAGCAGGAACTGTATGAGCTGAGGAGGGAGAAGGAGAGGGAGATGGGAGGAGAGACGGAGCATCTACGAAGCCTGCTCAAAGAAAAGGAGGCCTTTATTAAG GAGCTGATTCAGAAGCAGGAGGAGGCTGTGCAGGAGGAGAATGAGGCTGAAATTAAGGCTCTGAAGGAGGAGATTCAGCTGGTGCTGAAGAAGGAGAAGGAGGCTCAG AAGGAAATCTCTGATCTGCGTTCTTCTCTGGCCCATCAGCAGATACAGAGTACAGCGACAGAAGACCGCACTCATCACAAGGCAAAA TGTGTGCTGGATCAGCTGGTGTCTGAGTACAACAAGCTGAATGATGCCCTAAAGATAGAAAAGAGGTTATACCAAAATCTGACACAGCTTAACAGGAGTGATGG AAACAACAGCACAGAGAAGATCCAGACCCTGCACACTGATCTGGATTCAGTTCAGGCACTTCGAGGGCAGCTAGAGGAGGTTCTGTCCAGGACCCGTAGCATGGCCCTGGCACTGGAGCGGGCAGCTAAAAGGCAGCCTGACTTTGGAG AGTTCAGCTCAGAAGACGAGGAGGAGGTAGACGATGAAGAAAGCAGCAGTGAAGAGTTCACTGACAGCATAGAGGAGGATGATAACAGCCTGAACTCCATTCAG GCTTCAGCGAAGCCTCAAAGAACTGCTGATGAGTCTGGACAGCTGGTAGAGGGGACATTACACTATATAAAGCAGCTTGAAGAAGCTGAGAGGGCTCTAAATGTTCAGCTTGAAAAAGTGCCATCACAGCTGGAAGAGGATGAATACATGTCTTTATCTGAGATGAG GAGTGCCCTGCAGAGGTTGCAGCAGGAGAATGAGGCTTTGAAAGAAAGTCAGGGACGACCCAGAGCAGTGGGGCAGAGGAGGAACACAGACAGTAAACTGAACCCAGAAGAGGAGAAGGAGGGTGGAAGTGCAgaggaagaggatgaagagTTTGAATCATCTCCAGTCTTGTCGGGGAAGCGAGGGCCCCCTTGTGTTGGCATCGAGTCGGGGAAGAGGCACTGCATGAGGCCATGCTCACTGGACCTGACGTCCAAACAAGCTGAGACG ACGATAGAGTCCACCAGTGGCAGCAGTGAGCTGGGAGCAATTTGGCAGGATATAGAGGAGGGTCTCCGGGATCAGGCAGCTCGTCTGCTCTCAGACCTGACTCTGAGCCTCCAGGAGAACAGAGAGCTAAAAGAGAGATTGATGGTGTCCGAAGCCACTGTCCATGCTCAGGCTGAGCAACTCAAGGACTACAGAGATCTGCTAA CAGAGACATCTGTGCAGCAGGCCAGTAAGCAGGTGCAGGTGGATCTTCAGGATCTAGGCTACGAAACTTGTGGGCGCAGTGAGAACGAAGCAGAGAGAGAGGACGCCAGCAGTCCAG AGTTTGACGACTTGGAGATGTGCACATCACTGTCCCAACCACGGGACTGTGAAGGCGTGGGTGGCAGCTGGTACACTGGGAACTGTAGCAGTAACAGAGGAGCTTATGACATGGAGGATGAGTCTGCATCACTCCAGCAACTTGTGCAGGATCTGCGCTCTCAGCTTACCCGCTGCCACAAGGTGATCCGTGGACTCCAATTACGAGTTCGCTCGTTGTCCGCCACGAGCGACTACGCCTCCAGCCTGGAGCGCACGCCCCGCAAG GTAAACTGGGCGTTTGAGAGATCAGCAGGCCCCAGTGGAGTGGAGGATGATGAAGGTTGGCTGTCAGACACGCAGAGAGTTCGCCCCAGCTCCAGGCCTAGCAGGGAGCTGCTGGATCTTATGGAACGTGTTGCATCACTTGAGGCTCAGCTGAAAACCACTCCTGCAGAGGGCAAAGGTCAAGCAGAAGAGGGGAAATGTGCCACCTGGCCTGG gAAGTATAACTCTCTGATCCAGGCACAAGCTCGTGAGCTGTCCCACCTCAGGCAGAGAATGAGAGAGGGCCATGGGGTCTGCCACATCCTGACACAACACCTGGGAGATACCACCAAG ACTTTTGAAGAGCTCCTGCGGGCCAACGATGTTGATTACTACATGGGTCAGTGCTTCAGAGAGCAGCTGGCTCAGAGCAGTGCCCTGGCACAGAGAGTGCTCACCAAAATTAGTGGAC ATGAGGGTGCCGAGAACCACAATGAAAAAACAGGCCATGACCTGCTTGCCTTCAG GCTGAATAAGGAGCTACAGCAGAAAGATAAACTAATTGAGTCACTCCACACCAAGCTCCAGCAGCGTCCTGAGACTCCATCGAGCTGCCACGCCCTCTCTGAGACCACCGACCAATCAGACAGGACCTCCTTGGTGTCTGATGAGTACCAAAGCAATGAAGACTTGGAGCTGTGCTCGGAGATGGTAACCACAGAgtttcaggaggagcagcggctgCGGCAGCAAGGGCATGCATCAGAATCTGCCG TCTGTCCATCTCTACCACCTCTTCGTGGCCTCCTCAAGGCTTCCAACAGCTGTCCCAGTATGCTTTGCTCAGCCACTGTAGGTCTGAATACTCCTACAGGTAGAG CCCCTTTCAGTGCACCCATCTCCTCCCTCTCTGTATCCTCTGGCCCTGACGTCTGGGGTTATGAAGTCATTTCTGACCCCCGGCCCAGGGCCCTGTCTGTTGCCGGTGTTTGCCCAGAGCTGGACATGCTCTACAATCAGATGCATGAGCAGAACAGGG GCTTTCCAGTTCCCCAGGACAAGACCCGGTTTGGTCTTTCACCCAGCCCTCATAACCAGCATGACCTCTCAAGCTACAACCAGCTATCCCCTCATGCCTTTCAACACTACCAGCTTGGTGGCATCCCTGAGGACCACTCCATTAAATCTGACTCAGGTCTTGTAAGAGGAAGGTCTCTGTGGGACATGGACAGCGTAGTTCAGCCAGCTGGGGCCCTTTCTGGAAACCAGACGTCAAGCAGCCAAACAG GAGTAAATTTGATCGAGGAGCACCTTCAGGAGGTGAGATGTCTTCGTCAGCGCTTGGAGGAGTCCATTAGGACCAATGAGCAGCTTAGACAGCAGCTGGAACAGAAACTCGCCTCCACTGGGCGGGATGGAG GAGCACCAACAAACATCTATATTCAGGGCCTGGACACAGTGACCCAACTTTCTAATGAAATCAGGGTCCTGAAAGAGGAAAATCTTAGTCTACAGTCTCGTCTGCAGGCCAGCACAG ACACCAATGAGGAGGTGGTGCAACTGCAGGAGGCTGTCTTTGCAGCCAGAACCCGCTTGAAGCAGGCCGAGCTGGAGGCACAGCAGTGGAAGGAGGAGCTGAGACGTCTTCATGCTCACACTCAGGAGCAGGGACAGCAGATTCATGCTCTGAGGCAGGAGCGACAGGCCAACCAGGACAAAACCAACAG GCTACAGCATGAGATGTCCCTGCTGCAACAGCAGATGAGTGAGAGCAGAGAGCTGATCCACTCGCTGCAGAATGAACTGCATGTTTACGATCGCGTGTGTTTCAGCACCAAAGCCAACAAAG GGTATCTGGTTGAGGTCGCAGGTTTCCCAGTGGAGCTGGGGGAGTTGCTGGGGGAGGTCAGGAGTCTGCGGGCCCAGCTCCAGAGCAGCGTCCAGGAAAACAGTGCTCTAAAGCAGCTGGAGCTCCACAAGCAGCTGGAGCAAAAGTTAGGTGTTGGGTCACCCAGAGCTCCATCTCTGTCTGCGCTCACCGCCAGCCCTCAGAGGGAAACCTTCTACAGACGACAGCTGCTACACG ACCCAGCACCGTCTCCACCAGTCAGGGACATTGGTCTGTTTAACTGTGGATCACCTGGTCTCCCCTATTCAGACCTGGATGACAGCCATAGCCCAACCAATG TAGACCCTCTTGACCCACACTCAGAACTAGAAGGGGAAGCACCTGATGGATCATTTGCAAACCGTAACGGTCGCCACGCCATTGGCCACGTTGATGACTTCAGCGCTCTACAGCAGCAAGTCCTAGAGGGCCGGAGCCTCATTCAGCGCATGGAGACAACATTGCAGGCCTGCCTCGGCCCACCGCTGCTTGAGGGCAAGCAGAAAGAGGGCAGCGAGCTG GTTGTGGACTATGGATGTGTAAAGAGTCTTTTGTCCAACACCAAGACTCTGAGGCAGATCTTGGAGGAGGcaatgtctctgctgaagatgTTCTGGAGAGCAGCTCTTCCTAACACAGATCACTCCACACAAAACCTTAAGAAG gagcAGTGCCTGAAGGAGGAGATTTTGTCCTTGAAGCTGCGTATATCTGAGCAGGAAGAAGTTCTCAAAGGGACAGTACAAAGACTGAGGAGCACCAGCCGCACCAAGGAAAGCATGGAGCACTTCATCGTCAACCAGT tATCCCGAACTCGTGATGTGCTGAAAAAAGCTAGGACGAATTTAGAG AAGAACGAGCTGAGACTCTCCTCTCTAAGCTCCTCCCCCTTCTCTCCTCCTGCTG CTGAGGACCCTGGAGGTGCTGCCAGAGCACAGCCTCCTGATCGCAGTGTCCTGAGGAGCAACGGCTTTCCTGGAGTCACCGGAGCAGAAGCTAATCAGTGTCTGGCAACAAGGAAGCGCAGCAGCCAGTGTCTGCTTTAG